A genomic segment from Dermatobacter hominis encodes:
- the ureG gene encoding urease accessory protein UreG, with protein MHDIGTDHDHDHDHGSPRRDPVDGAFRVGIGGPVGTGKTALVAALCALMSDELRIGVVTNDIYTTEDADTLKRRGVLDAARIVAVETGCCPHTAIREDITANLDAIEDLEAREGPLDLVLVESGGDNLTLTFSKGLVDVQLFVLDVAGGDKVPRKGGPGVTRSDLLVVNKIDIAHLVHADLGVMARDAAAQRGDLPTVFVSLDAPEGAAPIATWIREQMPAAAPAAG; from the coding sequence GTGCACGACATCGGGACCGACCACGACCACGACCACGACCACGGCTCCCCCCGGCGCGACCCGGTCGACGGCGCCTTCCGGGTGGGCATCGGCGGACCGGTGGGGACCGGCAAGACCGCGCTCGTGGCCGCCCTGTGCGCGCTCATGTCCGACGAGCTGCGCATCGGCGTCGTGACCAACGACATCTACACGACCGAGGACGCCGACACGCTCAAGCGCCGCGGCGTGCTCGACGCCGCCCGCATCGTGGCGGTCGAGACCGGGTGCTGCCCCCACACCGCGATCCGCGAGGACATCACCGCCAACCTCGACGCGATCGAGGACCTCGAGGCGCGCGAGGGCCCGCTCGACCTGGTCCTCGTCGAGAGCGGCGGCGACAACCTGACGCTCACGTTCTCGAAGGGCCTCGTGGACGTGCAGCTGTTCGTGCTCGACGTGGCGGGCGGCGACAAGGTCCCCCGGAAGGGCGGACCCGGGGTCACGCGCTCGGACCTCCTCGTCGTCAACAAGATCGACATCGCCCACCTCGTGCACGCCGACCTGGGCGTCATGGCGCGCGACGCCGCGGCGCAGCGGGGCGACCTGCCGACCGTCTTCGTCTCGCTCGACGCCCCCGAGGGCGCGGCACCGATCGCGACGTGGATCCGCGAGCAGATGCCCGCCGCCGCACCGGCTGCCGGCTGA
- a CDS encoding urease subunit gamma, protein MLLSPHEQERLLVHGAADVARRRRERGLLLNHPEAVAVLTDWVLESARDGMSVAAIMSEGRDVLDTSDVMEGVEVLIDELQVEATFPDGTKLVTLHGPIQPAALAPGDDPGPGSRLVPGEVLLGDGDVVLLEGRELVALTVLNTGDRPVQVGSHFHFAETNEALRFDRAAAVGRRLAVPAGTSVRFEPGITMEVELVAFAGAGVTAGFRGLHPPPGTIDGTPSATGGRS, encoded by the coding sequence AGGAACGGCTGCTGGTGCACGGCGCCGCCGACGTGGCGCGGCGACGACGGGAGCGGGGGCTGCTGCTGAACCACCCCGAGGCGGTCGCGGTCCTCACCGACTGGGTGCTCGAGTCCGCACGCGACGGGATGTCGGTCGCCGCGATCATGTCCGAGGGGCGCGACGTGCTCGACACCTCCGACGTGATGGAGGGCGTCGAGGTGCTCATCGACGAGCTCCAGGTGGAGGCGACGTTCCCCGACGGGACGAAGCTGGTGACCCTGCACGGACCGATCCAACCGGCCGCGCTGGCGCCCGGCGACGATCCGGGCCCGGGGTCGCGGCTGGTCCCGGGCGAGGTGCTGCTCGGCGACGGCGACGTCGTGCTGCTCGAGGGCCGCGAGCTCGTCGCGTTGACGGTGCTCAACACCGGCGACCGCCCGGTCCAGGTCGGGTCCCACTTCCACTTCGCCGAGACCAACGAGGCGCTGCGCTTCGACCGCGCGGCGGCGGTCGGCCGGCGGCTCGCCGTCCCGGCCGGGACGAGCGTCCGGTTCGAGCCGGGCATCACGATGGAGGTCGAGCTCGTCGCGTTCGCCGGAGCGGGCGTGACCGCCGGGTTCCGTGGGCTGCACCCCCCGCCGGGGACGATCGACGGCACCCCGAGTGCGACCGGAGGCCGGTCGTGA
- a CDS encoding urease subunit alpha: protein MSGPALSRARYAALYGPTAGDRIRLADTDLLIEIEQDLCGGPGLAGDEAVFGGGKVIRESMGQSLRTAAQGAPDMVITGAVVLDHWGVVKADVGIKDGRITALGKAGNPDTMDGVHPDLVIGPSTEVLAGNGRILTAGAIDCHVHLICPQVLDTALATGITTVIGGGTGPAEGTKATTVTASPFHLSSMLTSMDGWPLNLVLLGKGNTVSAESMWEQLRAGASGFKLHEDWGSTPAAIDACLRVCDEAGVQASLHTDTLNEAGFVETTLGAIAGRSIHSYHTEGAGGGHAPDIITVAGEPNVLPSSTNPTRPHTVNTADEHLDMLIVCHHLNPSVPEDLAFAESRIRPSTIAAEDVLHDLGAISMIGSDSQAMGRIGEVVIRTWQTAHVMKRRRGALAGDGRADNERAKRYVAKYTICPAVAHGLAGEIGSVEPGKLADLVLYDPRFFGVRPHVVVKGGVIAWGAMGDANASIPTPQPVLPRPMFGAHGRTAGHTSLAFVAPAAVDDGLAERLGLAHRVVAVEDCRAVTKADMVNNDALPDIAVDPDTFMVTVDGDEIEQDPARELPMAQRYFLF, encoded by the coding sequence GTGAGCGGCCCGGCGCTGTCGCGGGCCCGGTACGCCGCGCTCTACGGCCCGACCGCGGGCGATCGGATCCGGCTCGCGGACACGGACCTCCTGATCGAGATCGAGCAGGACCTCTGCGGCGGGCCGGGCCTCGCCGGCGACGAGGCCGTCTTCGGCGGCGGCAAGGTCATCCGCGAGTCCATGGGCCAGTCGCTGCGGACCGCGGCGCAGGGCGCACCCGACATGGTGATCACCGGCGCCGTCGTGCTCGACCACTGGGGCGTCGTCAAGGCGGACGTCGGCATCAAGGACGGCCGGATCACGGCGCTCGGAAAGGCCGGCAACCCGGACACCATGGACGGCGTCCACCCCGACCTCGTCATCGGTCCGTCGACCGAGGTGCTCGCCGGCAACGGCAGGATCCTCACGGCGGGTGCGATCGACTGCCACGTCCACCTGATCTGCCCGCAGGTGCTGGACACCGCGCTGGCGACCGGGATCACCACGGTGATCGGCGGGGGCACCGGACCGGCGGAGGGGACGAAGGCGACCACGGTGACCGCCTCGCCGTTCCACCTGTCGTCGATGCTCACCTCGATGGACGGTTGGCCGCTCAACCTCGTGCTGCTCGGCAAGGGCAACACGGTCTCGGCCGAGTCGATGTGGGAGCAGCTGCGCGCCGGTGCGAGCGGCTTCAAGCTCCACGAGGACTGGGGGTCGACGCCGGCGGCCATCGACGCGTGCCTGCGGGTGTGCGACGAGGCCGGCGTCCAGGCCTCGCTGCACACCGACACGCTGAACGAGGCGGGCTTCGTGGAGACGACGCTCGGGGCGATCGCCGGCCGGTCGATCCACTCGTACCACACCGAGGGTGCGGGCGGCGGCCACGCACCCGACATCATCACGGTCGCCGGCGAGCCGAACGTGCTGCCCAGCTCGACCAACCCGACGAGGCCCCACACCGTGAACACGGCGGACGAGCACCTCGACATGCTGATCGTCTGCCACCACCTCAACCCGTCGGTGCCCGAGGACCTGGCCTTCGCCGAGAGCCGGATCCGCCCGTCCACGATCGCGGCCGAGGACGTCCTGCACGACCTCGGCGCGATCTCGATGATCGGCTCGGACTCCCAGGCGATGGGCCGGATCGGCGAGGTGGTCATCCGGACGTGGCAGACCGCCCACGTCATGAAGCGGCGGCGCGGTGCGCTCGCGGGCGACGGCCGGGCCGACAACGAGCGGGCCAAGCGCTACGTGGCGAAGTACACGATCTGCCCGGCGGTCGCCCACGGCCTCGCCGGCGAGATCGGCTCCGTCGAACCGGGCAAGCTCGCCGACCTCGTCCTCTACGACCCGCGGTTCTTCGGCGTGCGACCCCACGTGGTCGTGAAGGGCGGCGTGATCGCCTGGGGTGCGATGGGCGACGCCAACGCGTCCATCCCGACGCCGCAGCCGGTGCTCCCCCGACCGATGTTCGGCGCCCACGGCCGCACCGCCGGCCACACGTCGCTGGCGTTCGTCGCCCCGGCCGCGGTCGACGACGGGCTGGCGGAGCGGCTGGGGCTCGCGCACCGCGTCGTGGCGGTCGAGGACTGCCGGGCCGTGACCAAGGCCGACATGGTGAACAACGACGCGCTCCCCGACATCGCCGTGGACCCCGACACCTTCATGGTGACCGTGGACGGCGACGAGATCGAGCAGGACCCGGCCCGGGAGCTCCCCATGGCCCAGCGGTACTTCCTCTTCTGA
- the urtA gene encoding urea ABC transporter substrate-binding protein: MSLKTLRPLMVVLASIAALSLFAAACSSDDDSSSGSDSGSSGESASGDTCVEGDTVKLGLLNSTSGPMAISEQTVRDSLLLAVDEINAAGGIMDKQIEVVEEDGQSEPTVFAEKINKLLTQDEVAAVFGGWTSASRKAMLPVVEGNKGLLFYPVQYEGLEASKNIYYTGATTNQQIIPAMDFLKSKGVKTLFLAGSDYVFPRTANKIIKQYAEELGIEIVGEEYVPLDSDDWTTQVAKIAAAKPDFVFNTINGSSNVGFIKAYYEAGLGPDNSPIISVSIAEEEAPAMGEDVTGQFAAWNYFQSVDSPENATFIKAFQDKYGADRPTSDPMEAAYTSMYLYKNMVEKAKSFCVDAVNEAADGVTFAAPEGNVTVNGDNHHIAKTGLIGQINAENQFDVVWSSEAPIEPDPFLEGYDWWDPNKE, from the coding sequence ATGTCCTTGAAGACCCTGCGACCACTCATGGTCGTGCTGGCATCCATCGCCGCGCTGTCGCTGTTCGCGGCCGCGTGCAGCTCGGACGATGACTCGTCCAGCGGCAGCGACTCCGGGAGCAGCGGCGAGTCGGCCTCCGGGGACACCTGCGTCGAGGGTGACACCGTCAAGCTCGGCCTCCTGAACTCCACCTCCGGCCCGATGGCCATCTCCGAGCAGACCGTGCGGGACTCGCTCCTGCTCGCCGTCGACGAGATCAACGCCGCCGGCGGGATCATGGACAAGCAGATCGAGGTCGTCGAGGAGGACGGCCAGAGCGAGCCGACCGTCTTCGCCGAGAAGATCAACAAGCTCCTGACCCAGGACGAGGTCGCCGCCGTGTTCGGCGGGTGGACCTCGGCATCCCGCAAGGCGATGCTGCCGGTCGTCGAGGGCAACAAGGGCCTGCTCTTCTACCCCGTGCAGTACGAGGGCCTCGAGGCGTCGAAGAACATCTACTACACCGGCGCGACGACCAACCAGCAGATCATCCCGGCCATGGACTTCCTCAAGTCCAAGGGCGTGAAGACGCTGTTCCTGGCCGGTTCCGACTACGTGTTCCCCCGCACCGCGAACAAGATCATCAAGCAGTACGCGGAGGAGCTCGGGATCGAGATCGTCGGCGAGGAGTACGTCCCGCTCGACAGCGACGACTGGACGACGCAGGTCGCCAAGATCGCGGCGGCCAAGCCCGACTTCGTGTTCAACACGATCAACGGCTCGTCGAACGTCGGCTTCATCAAGGCGTACTACGAGGCCGGTCTCGGCCCGGACAACTCGCCGATCATCTCGGTGTCCATCGCCGAGGAGGAGGCCCCCGCCATGGGCGAGGACGTGACCGGCCAGTTCGCCGCCTGGAACTACTTCCAGAGCGTCGACAGCCCTGAGAACGCCACGTTCATCAAGGCCTTCCAGGACAAGTACGGCGCCGACCGCCCGACGTCGGACCCGATGGAGGCGGCCTACACGTCCATGTACCTCTACAAGAACATGGTCGAGAAGGCGAAGTCCTTCTGCGTCGACGCCGTCAACGAGGCGGCCGACGGCGTGACCTTCGCGGCGCCCGAGGGCAACGTCACGGTCAACGGCGACAACCACCACATCGCCAAGACGGGTCTGATCGGCCAGATCAACGCCGAGAACCAGTTCGACGTGGTCTGGAGCTCCGAGGCGCCGATCGAGCCCGATCCGTTCCTCGAGGGCTACGACTGGTGGGACCCGAACAAGGAGTGA
- a CDS encoding urease accessory protein UreD, with amino-acid sequence MDPRADARRRTGCRLTGPADATAVHSLLPSDAAPAPPVSGWTGTELSVRLRRGAGGSVRVDGVLCSAPVWFRWDGATLWLVGSGASPVGEDRVRVTVDVGAGLDVAVRSVAATVVYAARGDGTRWETHLRVAEGARVDWRPEPVILTRRARHDARTTVDAAAGAHVTLDDVLVLGRADEEHGSLRSTLDVQVEGERVLLTSIDTSVPGWAGPAGTDGARTVANRLVVGPRDDRLGPDRPTCSTPEAAGTVLEPADPCRLGVAVASSVDAARGALDALLPRPDDRT; translated from the coding sequence GTGGATCCGCGAGCAGATGCCCGCCGCCGCACCGGCTGCCGGCTGACCGGCCCCGCCGACGCGACCGCCGTGCACTCCCTTCTCCCATCCGACGCCGCGCCGGCCCCACCGGTCAGCGGGTGGACCGGGACCGAGCTCTCGGTCCGGCTCCGGCGGGGCGCGGGCGGGTCGGTGCGGGTCGACGGCGTGCTGTGCAGCGCGCCCGTGTGGTTCCGCTGGGACGGCGCCACGTTGTGGCTCGTCGGGTCCGGAGCCTCGCCCGTGGGCGAGGACCGCGTCCGCGTCACCGTGGACGTGGGAGCTGGCCTCGACGTGGCCGTGCGCTCGGTCGCCGCGACCGTGGTCTACGCGGCGCGCGGCGACGGCACCCGCTGGGAGACCCACCTCCGCGTCGCCGAGGGAGCGCGGGTCGACTGGCGCCCGGAGCCGGTGATCCTCACCCGGCGCGCCCGCCACGACGCGCGCACGACGGTCGACGCAGCCGCCGGCGCGCACGTCACGCTCGACGACGTGCTCGTCCTCGGCCGCGCCGACGAGGAGCACGGATCGCTCCGGTCGACCCTCGACGTGCAGGTCGAGGGCGAACGGGTGCTGCTCACCTCGATCGACACGTCGGTCCCCGGCTGGGCCGGCCCCGCCGGCACCGACGGCGCCCGCACCGTCGCCAACCGGCTCGTCGTCGGACCTCGGGACGACCGCCTCGGTCCGGACCGGCCGACGTGCTCGACGCCGGAGGCCGCCGGCACCGTGCTCGAGCCCGCCGACCCGTGCCGGCTCGGCGTCGCGGTCGCGTCGTCGGTCGACGCAGCTCGGGGCGCGCTCGACGCGCTGCTGCCGCGCCCCGACGACCGGACGTGA
- a CDS encoding urease accessory protein UreF, with translation MSVAALLLLADGRFPDGAHAHSHGLEAAVDAGRVCDVASLAAYVTCRLWTTGRTDVAATRLAAGGVDSDELDAAWCVRTPSATARATARSLGRSLARTASRVVPGRPIALADGRPPVQPVALGLLGTAVGCDPDEAALAAAHGTAATLSAAGLRLLSLDPFDVAAVLHDLRTDVDDVARSTVGLVAADDLPHASTPFAEIDVEAQSAMPTRLFRS, from the coding sequence GTGTCGGTCGCCGCCCTGCTCCTCCTCGCCGACGGGCGGTTCCCCGACGGCGCCCACGCGCACAGCCACGGTCTGGAGGCCGCGGTCGACGCCGGGCGGGTCTGCGACGTCGCGTCGCTGGCCGCCTACGTGACGTGCCGCCTGTGGACCACGGGCCGGACCGACGTCGCCGCGACCCGGCTCGCGGCCGGTGGGGTGGACAGCGACGAGCTCGATGCGGCCTGGTGCGTGCGCACGCCGAGCGCCACCGCCAGGGCGACGGCGCGCTCGCTCGGGCGATCGCTGGCCCGGACCGCGTCGAGGGTGGTGCCGGGCCGGCCGATCGCGCTCGCCGACGGGCGGCCGCCGGTGCAGCCGGTCGCGCTCGGCCTGCTCGGGACGGCGGTCGGCTGCGACCCCGACGAGGCGGCCCTGGCCGCCGCGCACGGCACGGCCGCCACGCTCTCCGCCGCCGGGCTGCGCCTGCTGTCGCTCGACCCGTTCGACGTGGCCGCGGTGCTGCACGACCTCCGCACCGACGTGGACGACGTCGCCCGCTCGACCGTCGGGCTGGTCGCAGCGGACGACCTGCCCCACGCGTCGACCCCGTTCGCCGAGATCGACGTGGAGGCACAGTCGGCCATGCCCACCCGCCTGTTCCGCAGCTGA